The following are encoded together in the Pedobacter steynii genome:
- a CDS encoding DUF1565 domain-containing protein: MKPYAFLSLVLVVQTLVCTTKTFAAIPQTKEKPRKYYVSVNGSDGNTGSISAPFQTINIALAHAKPGDQVLVRGGTYYQEVKFPRSGEPGKTISLQGYPGEKPIIDGSRIKVSGWLSLVTISNVSYVTIDGFDICNLSSSAVNTDPQGIAINGKGQHISVKNCHIYNIKSHATLEQGRSAHAILVIGSSPTPISHLLITGCTVNDTQTGTSENVTLAGNIEGFIFSHNLVYDTENIGVIVAGGDGINPRGAVESNYARNGVISDNVFHHNTMTRTPETWGPDRFGAISIYVCGGANTLIERNIVYESDRGIGLVSESNIYPTRTTTVRNNLVYNCYRAGIYMGDYLNYTIAGTKNCSILNNTLFQNNRVAGAFGEIEGELRLTEHCEGNVIKYNRVYAGPKDLLVHKYTLTGSQNIIDHNSYFSIGQPQWIWNSTNGSPITDFQTWKKTSGQDAHSSLKKVSSKFYSNLSRKWKRSLPSKI; this comes from the coding sequence ATGAAACCATATGCTTTTTTAAGCCTGGTTTTAGTTGTACAAACTCTGGTTTGTACAACTAAAACCTTTGCCGCTATACCCCAGACTAAAGAAAAACCCCGTAAGTATTATGTATCTGTAAATGGCTCCGATGGCAATACCGGCAGCATTAGTGCCCCCTTCCAAACCATCAATATTGCGCTAGCTCATGCTAAACCAGGAGACCAGGTATTGGTTAGAGGCGGCACCTATTATCAGGAAGTAAAATTCCCTAGATCCGGTGAACCTGGCAAAACCATCAGCCTGCAAGGTTATCCGGGAGAAAAGCCCATCATTGATGGCAGCAGGATTAAAGTTTCCGGATGGTTATCACTGGTTACCATCAGCAACGTAAGTTATGTAACTATAGATGGGTTTGACATTTGTAACCTGAGCAGCTCCGCTGTAAACACCGATCCTCAAGGCATTGCAATTAACGGCAAAGGGCAACACATCTCTGTTAAAAACTGTCACATCTACAACATCAAGAGTCACGCTACACTTGAACAGGGAAGAAGTGCACATGCCATACTTGTTATTGGCAGCAGCCCTACCCCCATCTCTCACTTATTGATTACAGGATGTACCGTAAATGACACCCAAACGGGAACCAGTGAGAACGTAACCCTTGCCGGGAATATAGAAGGCTTCATCTTCAGTCACAATCTGGTATACGATACAGAGAATATTGGCGTCATTGTAGCTGGCGGCGATGGTATTAATCCGCGTGGAGCAGTGGAAAGCAATTACGCCCGAAATGGGGTGATCAGCGACAATGTTTTTCACCACAACACCATGACCAGAACACCGGAAACCTGGGGCCCAGACCGGTTCGGCGCCATCTCCATTTATGTTTGCGGAGGAGCCAACACCCTTATCGAAAGAAACATTGTTTATGAGAGCGACAGAGGGATTGGTCTGGTTAGTGAAAGCAATATTTACCCAACCAGAACCACGACGGTAAGAAACAACCTCGTTTACAACTGTTACCGGGCAGGTATTTATATGGGTGATTATTTAAACTATACCATTGCCGGCACTAAAAACTGCAGTATACTGAACAATACTTTATTCCAGAACAATCGTGTTGCCGGTGCATTTGGAGAAATTGAAGGAGAGCTCAGGTTAACCGAACACTGTGAGGGCAATGTCATTAAGTACAACCGGGTTTATGCCGGGCCTAAAGACTTGCTGGTCCATAAATATACCTTAACCGGAAGTCAAAACATTATCGATCACAACAGTTATTTCAGCATCGGGCAACCGCAATGGATCTGGAACAGTACCAATGGCAGTCCGATTACCGACTTTCAGACCTGGAAAAAAACCAGCGGTCAGGATGCCCACTCCAGCCTGAAGAAAGTCAGTTCTAAGTTTTACTCTAATTTAAGCAGAAAATGGAAAAGATCCCTACCATCAAAGATATAG
- a CDS encoding RNA polymerase sigma factor — MSYKLHNDQELTDLLKSDDRLAYAEIYKRYHAALYIHAFKRLQLREECRDLVHELFTTLWIKRQEITFKTTLSGYLYTSVRNKIFDLLARQKLKTSYTQSIQQFAETGLVTTDHLARQNQLKTLIDQEIANLPERTRQIFELSRKRFLSHQEIAKELNISEQTVKTTVNNALRVLRIKFGSMLFLSL; from the coding sequence ATGTCCTACAAACTCCATAATGACCAGGAATTAACAGATTTACTGAAGTCCGATGACAGGCTGGCGTATGCTGAAATTTACAAGCGCTATCACGCTGCCTTATACATCCATGCTTTTAAAAGACTTCAGTTAAGAGAAGAGTGCAGAGACCTGGTGCATGAGCTTTTTACCACTCTATGGATCAAACGTCAGGAGATTACCTTTAAAACCACCCTATCCGGCTACCTTTATACTTCAGTCAGAAACAAAATATTTGACCTTCTTGCCAGACAGAAATTAAAAACATCTTATACCCAATCCATTCAGCAATTTGCGGAAACCGGACTTGTGACCACAGATCACCTGGCCCGTCAAAACCAACTCAAAACACTTATAGATCAGGAAATCGCAAACCTCCCTGAACGCACCCGTCAGATATTTGAACTGAGCAGAAAGAGATTCCTTAGTCACCAGGAAATTGCAAAAGAATTGAACATCTCTGAACAGACTGTGAAAACCACCGTAAACAACGCGCTAAGGGTATTGCGCATTAAGTTTGGTTCCATGCTCTTCCTTTCTTTATAA
- a CDS encoding FecR family protein, producing the protein MMQQEEIDKLLQKKHAGNCSPEEIAFLESWYAQWNKDLPLGLTAEELHEDLLAIRKMTSTLPSAAKSQKLKQGLLVAATLFLILSTGLYFYLQSQIKKGSTAYLALHDINPGGNKATVTLANGQKVDLNSLKGGVMIGKSGLAYNDGTDISQIDSAAKGTAQQLTLATPVGGQYHITLSDGTRVWLNATSSLKFPSSFARLKERKVELTGEAYFEVTHNAKQPFRVYTSRQIAEDLGTSFNINSYADEPTIKTTLVEGSMQVQSLKEPQGKQPIILKPSQQASVSITGIINVRQVDTDEALGWKNGEFIFDGEDFKSAMRKIARWYNVEVVYEPGAKASSTLILEGLVSRKSKLSEVLKWIESISSVHFKIEGRRITVTE; encoded by the coding sequence ATGATGCAACAAGAAGAAATAGACAAACTTTTACAAAAAAAACATGCGGGTAACTGTAGCCCGGAGGAAATCGCTTTTTTAGAAAGTTGGTATGCCCAGTGGAATAAGGACCTTCCATTAGGCCTAACTGCAGAAGAACTCCACGAGGACCTGCTTGCGATCAGGAAGATGACCAGTACCCTGCCTTCGGCCGCTAAGTCTCAAAAATTGAAACAAGGCTTATTGGTCGCAGCAACGCTATTCCTGATTTTAAGCACCGGCCTGTACTTTTACCTGCAATCACAAATTAAAAAGGGCTCCACTGCCTACTTAGCCCTTCATGATATTAATCCTGGAGGCAATAAAGCTACCGTAACCTTGGCAAATGGTCAAAAGGTAGATTTAAACAGTCTTAAAGGTGGGGTAATGATCGGTAAATCCGGCCTGGCTTATAACGATGGGACCGATATCAGCCAGATAGACTCTGCCGCTAAAGGAACAGCACAGCAACTGACGCTGGCCACCCCTGTTGGAGGTCAGTACCACATCACGCTCTCTGACGGAACCAGGGTCTGGTTAAACGCCACATCTTCTTTAAAATTCCCTTCCAGCTTTGCCAGGCTTAAAGAACGCAAGGTCGAATTAACTGGTGAGGCTTATTTCGAAGTTACCCACAACGCAAAGCAGCCATTCCGCGTTTATACTTCCAGACAAATTGCAGAAGATCTGGGAACATCATTTAACATCAATAGCTATGCTGATGAACCCACTATCAAAACTACCCTCGTAGAAGGAAGTATGCAGGTTCAAAGCTTAAAAGAGCCTCAAGGTAAGCAGCCGATTATTTTAAAACCTAGTCAGCAAGCCTCCGTCAGTATTACAGGTATCATAAATGTACGTCAGGTAGATACTGATGAAGCATTGGGCTGGAAGAATGGCGAGTTCATTTTCGATGGCGAAGACTTCAAATCCGCCATGCGCAAAATCGCAAGATGGTATAATGTAGAGGTGGTTTATGAACCCGGTGCGAAAGCCAGCTCAACACTGATTCTGGAGGGATTAGTATCCAGGAAAAGCAAGCTGTCTGAAGTACTGAAATGGATAGAATCAATCAGTAGTGTACATTTCAAAATAGAAGGAAGGAGGATAACTGTGACGGAATAA
- a CDS encoding IPT/TIG domain-containing protein, with amino-acid sequence MKQFINIKASCRYTLSFSICLLFFLSGCKKDKEASYNPSSPITISDFIPKKGGGGTEVLITGSNFSSDLSKISVTLNGLALKVIGASATQVMAVVPKKSKSGPLKVTIENGEASSEAVFTYEYTRTVSTLAGSGAAGFANGKGTDASFNLNGQNWYRSSGIVVDDQLNVYVADPGNHCIRKIDSAGNVTTLAGNPNLAGYADGKGTAANFSLPYDLAIDGQGNLYCVDPGNWDIRMITPDGQAKTWGFGSQAPWSVAFDKVGGKLYYASCSSPGNIYEINAQGVNKEIISGLNYPAGIKFDNTGNLFVCGHGDQVIRKFTAGTWQSSIVAGQPGNVGYVNGVANAALFAYPWGIAIDNSNNIYVAGNGTGGGSTSNPDQSIRYLQANTYEVGTFAGSSKAGYTDGFGGLASFSAPGGVAVDKNGTVYVLDKNNNRIRKIISE; translated from the coding sequence ATGAAACAATTCATCAATATAAAGGCATCATGCAGGTATACCTTATCCTTTTCCATTTGCCTGCTTTTCTTTCTTAGCGGTTGCAAAAAAGACAAAGAAGCCAGCTATAATCCTTCCTCTCCCATCACCATTTCAGATTTCATTCCTAAAAAAGGTGGAGGTGGCACTGAGGTACTCATTACCGGAAGCAATTTTTCTTCCGACCTCTCTAAAATCTCTGTAACCCTGAATGGACTGGCCTTAAAAGTAATTGGTGCCAGTGCCACACAAGTTATGGCAGTAGTTCCAAAAAAATCAAAATCAGGCCCCTTAAAAGTAACTATAGAAAACGGGGAAGCTTCCAGCGAAGCTGTTTTTACTTACGAGTACACCCGTACGGTGAGCACCCTTGCCGGATCAGGTGCTGCGGGCTTTGCCAATGGAAAAGGAACAGATGCCTCTTTTAACCTGAACGGTCAAAACTGGTACAGGAGTTCAGGTATTGTGGTAGACGACCAGCTCAATGTTTACGTAGCTGATCCCGGCAACCACTGCATCCGGAAAATAGATTCGGCCGGAAACGTGACCACTCTAGCCGGTAATCCCAATCTTGCTGGTTATGCCGATGGCAAAGGTACCGCAGCAAACTTCTCTTTACCCTATGACCTCGCTATTGACGGACAGGGCAACCTGTATTGCGTAGATCCTGGCAATTGGGACATCAGAATGATCACACCAGACGGACAGGCCAAGACCTGGGGTTTTGGAAGTCAGGCACCATGGAGTGTCGCCTTTGATAAGGTAGGCGGAAAACTATACTATGCCAGCTGCTCCAGCCCCGGAAATATTTATGAGATCAACGCCCAGGGTGTCAACAAGGAAATCATCTCCGGTTTAAATTATCCGGCAGGTATTAAATTCGACAATACCGGTAACTTATTTGTATGCGGACATGGCGATCAGGTGATCAGGAAATTTACAGCCGGCACCTGGCAGAGCAGCATTGTTGCCGGCCAACCGGGAAATGTCGGATATGTAAACGGAGTGGCCAATGCCGCCTTATTCGCATATCCATGGGGAATTGCCATAGACAACAGCAATAATATCTATGTTGCCGGCAATGGTACCGGGGGTGGAAGCACCAGCAATCCCGATCAAAGCATCCGCTATCTGCAGGCCAATACTTACGAAGTCGGCACATTTGCCGGAAGCAGCAAAGCAGGTTACACTGATGGATTCGGCGGACTCGCCTCTTTTAGCGCACCTGGCGGAGTTGCGGTAGACAAAAACGGAACGGTATACGTACTGGACAAAAACAACAACAGGATCAGGAAGATCATTTCTGAATAA
- a CDS encoding LacI family DNA-binding transcriptional regulator, translating to MEKIPTIKDIARRLNIDPSTVSRALRGHPSIGLVTTMRVNKIAKEMNFHHNQNAVLLKQGRTSTIGVVLPDISNAFYCATLSEIERYSHNKNYNIIFGQSFEKPEREKQVLDNMKNLRVDGILIAIGKSSLPSEELEQFRRYHIPVVILEHRDMVQGLPYQAIEHLFSVLESQQSPDPVS from the coding sequence ATGGAAAAGATCCCTACCATCAAAGATATAGCCAGGCGACTAAACATTGATCCATCAACCGTATCCAGGGCACTTCGCGGGCATCCCAGTATAGGCCTTGTCACGACAATGAGGGTCAATAAAATTGCTAAAGAGATGAACTTTCATCACAACCAGAATGCAGTATTGCTTAAACAGGGCAGGACTTCCACCATAGGTGTGGTTCTGCCTGATATCTCAAATGCTTTTTACTGTGCTACACTGAGCGAAATAGAACGTTATTCCCATAACAAAAATTACAACATCATCTTTGGCCAGTCGTTCGAAAAACCGGAACGGGAAAAACAAGTTCTGGATAATATGAAGAACCTCAGAGTAGATGGGATCCTCATTGCCATTGGCAAATCTTCCCTACCTTCTGAGGAGTTAGAACAATTCAGAAGGTACCATATCCCTGTGGTCATTTTAGAGCATAGAGATATGGTACAAGGTCTGCCTTATCAGGCTATTGAACATCTATTTTCAGTTTTAGAATCTCAGCAGTCACCTGATCCAGTGTCTTAG
- a CDS encoding RagB/SusD family nutrient uptake outer membrane protein — protein sequence MKKKNIPLFIIAVGSLFLTSILSSCKHLDEKPDNLLTSDILWSNRANAESYLYNIYGAVLEIDYPHIGISDEASVSIPGTNIRQMVAGNWSSVNAYYDHWDNYYTGIRSSFIFEANVDKVPDSQLGADLKVQYKAESKFLRGWFYWQLIKQYGPVVKLTGALSLDEDFNKYPRATFDECKDYVNQLMDEAAVDLPVRWASSSNYGRPSKGSCLAVKSQLALWAASPLWNGNPAFNSLKNQDGTALAPAVYDANKWKIAADAAKAVIDLNSYKLFTNLDNGGTQFDPYLSVRDLFLTNWNSEILFSRNSWNYWGYTKASSPNPGGINLYNATQNVVDAFYMGNGRSIEDPSSGYDETGFAENNSSQYWAHKKGQWNMYANREPRFYAYIQYNGRPVLPAPTVDDKNYYSSAGNVDGTGRVEFYYGGKAGAKATGITNNITGYNFLKNVSPADNIRQDATNYRPFILMRYAEILLNYAEALNEYSPSNPDVVNTLNLVRSRAGLPGIETVYPAAVGNKELMRKYILKERQVELCFEGDRYYTLIRRLQLGAPENQTIYGMNVNEDDGGQGFGFTRFYNRTFFQKRAWADKMYLFPISQYQLDRDRALVQNPGW from the coding sequence ATGAAAAAGAAAAATATACCTCTATTCATTATCGCCGTAGGATCATTGTTTTTAACAAGCATTTTATCCTCCTGCAAACACCTGGATGAAAAACCTGATAATTTGCTCACCTCCGATATCCTGTGGAGCAACCGGGCTAATGCGGAATCTTATCTCTACAACATTTATGGTGCAGTACTCGAAATAGACTATCCACATATTGGCATCAGTGACGAAGCCTCGGTTTCCATCCCAGGCACCAATATCCGGCAAATGGTAGCCGGCAACTGGAGCTCCGTAAATGCCTATTACGACCATTGGGACAATTATTATACCGGTATCCGTTCTTCCTTCATTTTTGAAGCCAATGTAGATAAAGTACCGGATTCTCAACTCGGCGCTGATTTAAAGGTTCAGTACAAAGCAGAATCTAAATTCCTGAGAGGCTGGTTTTACTGGCAGCTGATCAAACAATACGGGCCGGTGGTAAAGTTAACCGGTGCCCTTTCCCTGGATGAAGACTTTAACAAATATCCAAGGGCTACTTTTGACGAATGTAAGGATTACGTTAACCAGTTAATGGATGAAGCTGCGGTTGATCTGCCTGTACGCTGGGCTTCTTCCAGCAATTATGGGCGCCCTTCCAAAGGATCTTGCCTGGCCGTTAAATCACAACTTGCCTTATGGGCTGCCAGTCCATTGTGGAACGGGAACCCTGCTTTCAATTCCTTAAAAAATCAGGACGGAACTGCCTTGGCCCCTGCTGTATATGATGCAAACAAATGGAAAATTGCCGCAGATGCTGCTAAAGCAGTGATAGACCTTAACTCCTACAAACTATTTACCAATCTGGATAACGGTGGTACTCAGTTTGATCCCTACCTTTCCGTCCGGGATCTTTTCCTGACCAACTGGAACAGTGAAATCCTGTTCTCCAGAAATTCCTGGAACTACTGGGGCTATACCAAAGCCTCTTCTCCCAACCCCGGAGGGATTAACCTGTACAACGCCACTCAAAACGTAGTCGATGCGTTTTATATGGGTAACGGACGCAGCATTGAAGACCCTTCTTCAGGTTATGACGAAACCGGTTTTGCAGAAAACAATAGCAGCCAGTACTGGGCACATAAAAAAGGACAATGGAATATGTATGCCAACCGGGAGCCCCGCTTTTATGCCTATATTCAGTATAACGGCCGCCCGGTATTACCTGCACCTACCGTTGATGATAAAAATTATTACTCCTCAGCAGGTAACGTAGATGGCACTGGTCGTGTAGAGTTCTATTATGGCGGGAAAGCCGGGGCTAAAGCGACCGGAATTACCAATAACATTACCGGTTATAACTTCCTGAAAAATGTAAGCCCCGCCGATAACATCAGGCAAGATGCCACGAATTACAGGCCTTTCATCCTCATGCGCTATGCGGAAATCCTCCTTAATTATGCAGAAGCCCTGAATGAATACTCCCCTTCCAACCCGGATGTGGTGAACACGCTCAATCTGGTCCGCTCCAGAGCAGGACTACCAGGGATAGAAACCGTTTATCCCGCCGCAGTTGGAAACAAGGAGCTCATGAGAAAGTACATCCTGAAAGAAAGACAGGTAGAGCTGTGTTTTGAAGGAGACCGTTATTATACCCTCATCAGAAGGTTACAGCTCGGTGCTCCCGAGAATCAAACCATCTATGGGATGAATGTGAATGAAGACGATGGAGGCCAGGGATTTGGCTTTACCCGCTTTTACAACCGGACATTCTTTCAAAAAAGAGCATGGGCAGATAAAATGTACCTCTTCCCTATTTCCCAATACCAGCTGGACCGGGACAGGGCCCTGGTACAGAATCCAGGTTGGTAA
- a CDS encoding TonB-dependent receptor, giving the protein MYRFYASKPGITDRYIRKIWMIMRLTTTLLLFTLMQVSAASFGQRITLNEHQVSLKSALEKIHNQSGYNFLFDRKVINGIKPITISLKNEELEVALKKILTDLPLTYLIDGKTILIKPKETSLLDKAVDKLVDIFNDQEIRGQVTDLKGIPIPGATILIKGTKKATSTNSDGNFKIQADNKDILVIQMVGFVTREIPVNGETVLNITLTEEDKALDEVVVVGYGKQKKVTITGAVSTINMGDMLTPNRSLSNALAGKVAGVISMQRSGEPGYDNASFTIRGIGTFTGNSEPLIIIDGVQRDDVNSSFGGSYNNIDPEDIQSISLLKDASATAVYGARGANGVLIITTKRGVAGKPQISIKTEASMSGLTKTPKMLEGVSWMRLYNEATVNDGNQPVYSEEIIQKTASGLDPYLYPNVNWIKSTYKDWAPGFNTNLNVSGGSQSVRYYVSASFYNQDGSYKVSKQNGYNPNLNFKRYDFRTNLDIDLSPTTLLSMNLDAMLVSSRYPGLSASKIWYNAYLTPPIAFPIQYPDGSWAGPFNNGGTNPLNEIQNSGYATEFRPTIQSIFSVNQKLDRFTKGLSAMARFSFDSYSENNNRRSGRNNLFLATSRDAEGNLILNQSRVGDQFLGYSQYSQAEKKMYLETNINYDRSFGNHHFGGLFLYNMRTRVVSSAGDVISSIPYKNQGMAFRATYAYADRYMVEFDAGYTGSENFEPGKRFGFFPSFSAGWVISKESFFNKLSSGINLLKIRGSHGIVGNDQIGYQAGLKRFPYLNQYGPGRSIGLGFNGAIFNGVTESVIGVENLTWEKATKDNIGIEIGLFNKLNLTVDLYKERRKNILISRSSLSGILGVTGTVYANLGEMNNHGVDANIEYNENIGNVSLRLYGNFTYNNNKIIQRDEPKQLYAYQQATGQKLGDNLMYVAEGLFTSAEQIANSPSQFGAVLRPGDIKYKDVNGDGVINPFDRVYTGKSDVPTILYGSGFTVGYKGVDLSLFFQGISNATFMANGSAVTGDGASGAGIVPFTGMGQYPSGMLANLEDRWTAENPRQDAYYPRLGISNQNSNNYQPSTWWSKDGSFVRLKQATLGYKFSDAFLTKSGIKSVYFYLTGQNLFTFSKFKLWDPELGANASGYPPLRTFALGLKVSF; this is encoded by the coding sequence ATGTATAGATTTTATGCCAGCAAACCGGGTATAACAGACCGTTATATCCGTAAAATATGGATGATTATGCGATTAACCACCACATTGCTCCTATTCACTTTAATGCAGGTAAGTGCCGCCAGTTTTGGGCAGCGCATTACTCTTAATGAACATCAGGTGTCATTAAAAAGTGCATTAGAAAAGATCCATAATCAAAGTGGATACAATTTTTTGTTCGACCGGAAAGTCATCAACGGAATCAAGCCCATTACCATTTCTCTGAAAAATGAAGAGCTGGAAGTTGCGCTGAAGAAGATTCTCACCGACCTTCCGCTGACTTATCTCATTGATGGAAAAACCATCCTGATTAAGCCAAAAGAGACTTCACTGCTGGATAAAGCCGTAGATAAGCTGGTCGACATTTTCAACGATCAGGAAATCCGTGGTCAGGTGACCGATTTAAAAGGCATTCCGATTCCGGGCGCAACCATCTTGATTAAGGGGACCAAGAAAGCAACTTCCACAAATTCCGATGGGAATTTCAAAATCCAGGCAGATAACAAAGATATCCTGGTGATCCAAATGGTGGGTTTTGTGACCAGAGAAATACCTGTTAACGGGGAAACAGTCCTCAACATTACCCTCACAGAAGAAGACAAAGCACTTGATGAGGTCGTTGTGGTGGGTTATGGTAAACAGAAAAAGGTCACCATTACCGGAGCAGTAAGTACCATCAATATGGGAGATATGCTTACCCCTAACCGCTCCCTGTCCAATGCACTGGCCGGTAAAGTTGCCGGGGTCATCTCTATGCAGAGAAGCGGGGAACCGGGTTATGATAATGCTTCCTTTACCATCAGGGGTATTGGTACTTTCACCGGCAATTCAGAACCGCTGATTATTATTGACGGAGTACAACGTGATGATGTTAACAGTTCTTTCGGAGGCTCGTACAACAACATAGATCCCGAAGATATACAAAGCATTTCCTTATTAAAGGATGCTTCCGCTACTGCAGTATATGGCGCCAGGGGTGCCAATGGTGTGTTGATCATCACTACAAAACGCGGTGTTGCAGGCAAACCACAGATTTCCATTAAGACGGAAGCCTCAATGTCTGGCCTTACCAAAACCCCAAAAATGCTGGAGGGTGTTTCCTGGATGCGCTTGTATAATGAGGCCACAGTTAACGACGGGAACCAACCCGTATATTCTGAAGAAATAATCCAAAAAACCGCCAGCGGCCTGGATCCCTACCTTTATCCAAATGTAAACTGGATAAAATCTACCTATAAAGACTGGGCACCAGGTTTCAATACCAACTTGAATGTAAGCGGTGGATCTCAAAGTGTAAGATATTATGTTTCTGCCTCTTTCTACAATCAGGACGGCAGTTATAAAGTAAGTAAACAAAATGGCTATAACCCGAATTTAAACTTTAAAAGATATGATTTCAGGACCAATCTTGATATCGATCTGAGCCCTACTACCCTGCTGTCCATGAACCTGGATGCCATGCTGGTTAGCAGCAGATATCCTGGCTTATCAGCCAGTAAAATCTGGTATAATGCCTATTTAACCCCACCCATTGCCTTTCCCATTCAGTATCCTGACGGATCATGGGCAGGCCCTTTTAACAATGGAGGGACCAACCCACTTAACGAAATCCAGAATTCCGGTTATGCAACCGAGTTCAGGCCAACCATACAGTCTATTTTTTCCGTTAACCAGAAACTGGACCGCTTTACAAAAGGGCTAAGTGCTATGGCCAGGTTCTCCTTTGACTCCTATAGCGAAAACAACAACAGAAGGTCTGGAAGAAACAATCTTTTTCTCGCCACCTCGAGAGATGCGGAGGGGAACCTGATTCTGAACCAATCCAGGGTTGGAGATCAGTTCTTAGGTTATTCCCAATACTCACAGGCAGAAAAAAAGATGTACCTGGAAACCAATATCAATTACGACCGCAGCTTTGGTAACCACCATTTTGGAGGATTGTTTTTATACAATATGCGCACAAGGGTAGTCAGCTCTGCAGGAGATGTCATTTCTTCCATCCCTTACAAAAACCAGGGCATGGCATTCAGGGCTACCTATGCTTATGCGGATCGGTACATGGTAGAATTTGACGCAGGTTATACCGGTTCAGAGAACTTTGAACCCGGTAAAAGATTTGGATTTTTCCCATCTTTTTCTGCAGGCTGGGTGATCTCCAAAGAATCTTTTTTCAACAAGCTCTCTTCGGGCATTAACCTGCTAAAAATCAGAGGATCTCATGGTATTGTTGGAAATGACCAGATCGGATATCAGGCAGGTCTGAAAAGGTTCCCTTATCTGAATCAATATGGCCCTGGTCGTTCTATAGGATTAGGCTTTAACGGAGCCATCTTTAACGGGGTTACAGAAAGTGTAATCGGCGTAGAAAACCTCACCTGGGAAAAGGCCACCAAAGACAATATTGGTATAGAAATCGGCTTGTTCAATAAACTAAACCTGACCGTAGACCTGTATAAGGAAAGAAGGAAGAACATCTTAATTTCCCGCAGCTCCTTATCCGGGATCCTGGGCGTAACCGGAACCGTATATGCCAATTTAGGCGAGATGAACAACCATGGTGTGGATGCCAATATCGAGTATAACGAAAACATAGGGAATGTATCCCTTCGTCTATATGGCAATTTCACCTATAACAACAATAAAATTATCCAGCGTGATGAACCGAAACAACTGTATGCTTATCAACAGGCAACCGGACAAAAATTAGGCGACAACCTGATGTACGTTGCCGAGGGTTTATTTACCTCTGCTGAGCAGATTGCCAACAGTCCGAGTCAATTTGGTGCGGTCTTGAGGCCAGGTGACATTAAATACAAAGACGTTAATGGTGATGGCGTGATCAATCCTTTTGATCGCGTATATACCGGCAAATCAGATGTTCCTACCATCTTGTACGGATCAGGTTTTACCGTAGGTTATAAGGGCGTAGATCTCTCACTTTTCTTCCAGGGCATTTCCAATGCTACCTTCATGGCCAATGGCTCTGCGGTAACAGGTGATGGGGCAAGCGGTGCCGGTATTGTCCCCTTTACCGGCATGGGCCAATATCCTTCCGGAATGCTGGCCAATCTGGAAGACAGATGGACTGCTGAAAACCCCAGACAGGATGCCTATTATCCGAGATTAGGGATCTCCAATCAGAATAGCAATAACTACCAACCCAGCACCTGGTGGTCTAAAGACGGCAGCTTTGTTCGTTTAAAACAAGCCACTTTAGGATATAAATTTTCAGATGCTTTTCTTACCAAATCCGGTATTAAGTCAGTCTATTTTTATCTGACCGGACAGAACCTGTTCACCTTCTCCAAATTTAAGTTATGGGATCCGGAGCTCGGCGCCAATGCCTCAGGTTATCCGCCCTTAAGAACATTTGCCCTGGGACTGAAAGTATCATTTTAA